The DNA region TCATCGAGCTCGAGTGAGGCGCGAGCCTGGTCGCGCCCGCTCCGCTTGCCCGAACAACAGCGTCGCGCCTGTCGATGACGCGGACGGCCTCCGAGCCGAGAGGCCGGTCGCTCCTCGCGCGCTGGTCGGCATCGGTGAACGGCCCGGCGTCCGGGCCTCCGCGTCTGTGGCCACCGCACAGCAGAGCGGCATCACGCCAGTCATCCCGGGCGAGCGGGGCCGCGGCGCCAGCCGCACTCGGCAGGCGCGATTATTGCGGGCGTCCGCCCTGCAGATCCGGATGTCGGGTTGCGAAACCGCGCGGGCGTGCGCCGGCCCGTTGTCAGGTTCCCCCTGTGATCGCGCGATCAGACTTCGCCGTCGCGCGTTCGAGGCCGCCCCTGCCGAAGCCTTGAGGCGAAAGCCGTCCGAGCGTTAGAACCAGTACCCAGTAATCGCCCCTGCGATTCGGAGCGCCTTGAATGATGAAGCCAGGATGGGTCCGCCGAGATATTGTGAAAACCGGTCTTCGAGGTCTGCCGCTCTGCACGATGGCGTCCCTGATGGGAATCGAACGCTCGAATGCGGCGATCGACGCGACCGCGGATCCCACCCAGGGGCGTGCGCTCATCTTCGATGAGCCGTTCAAGGAGATCAACGGCCGGATCTGGAACGGTGGTCCGAAGGCGACAACGGGGCCGTCCGGATTCTACGGACGCTCCGCCTTCGCGCCCCTCTCCGGGGCTGAGGGCTTCAAACCGTACGAGATTATCGACGATCCGGATGCCACGGGAGGCACTGCCCTTCAGATTTCCGCGAAATATATCGGGCGCACGATGACCGTCGTGAATTATTATGGAAACAACACGCCCGATTACCAATGGATTTCCGGTAACTTGCAGGCTGGAAGCCGCAGCGGCGTCGTGTCGATCGGCTGGGCACAGGGCTATTTCGAGGCCAGGATGAAGTTCCCGCGCCATCCATTGACCTGGCCCGCTTTCTGGTTGCTGAACCGAGACGGTATTGCGAATACAAAAAGAAGCATTGAAGTCGATATCGTTGAGCAGAAAGGGTTTGAGCCCAACCTCTACGGTGCATACCTGCACGAGTGGGGACAGCCCGGCGAGCATAACGAAGGGAGTGGCGTGCCGACGTCGGTCGACATGACCCAACAGTATTGTCGCTACGGCGTGCTGATCCGCGACGGGCAGTGCATTCCCTATTTCGAGCGCAAGCCGATCATCAACCCGGCCACAAACCAGATCAACATCTGGACACTCACGCGTGCGTCGGAAATGGAGAGAACCGGCGATGTCTTCTGGCCGCTCCTCACCCTGGCGTTACGGACAGATGTTCCGGCTCCCCAACTGACGGAAGCGCAGAAACTTGCCCATATGCGGGTCGATTACGTCCGCGTGTATGGCTAGGGATATGCCGCCCGGGATCGCGGCGGCCCGGGCGCGGAGACCCGCGATCGGCAGCGGCTCTCGGACGGCGCCGTTCCCGAGTTCTCGGTGACGGCCTGCCGGAACCGATTGTCGTCGACGGCTCTGTGCCCCGGCCCGCCTGGCCGGGACGGTTATCGCGCTGGCCTCGTCGGATGTCTGCAGAGGACTGCGCGCGGGCACGCAGGACGACGATGCGCGCGGGGATCCGGTCGATGTGCGCCTGCGCGACAGGATCTTACCTGCGCCGTCGCCCCTCTTGGTTGCAGAGATGGAACCGCGGACGTGGATGCGGCTGCTGTTTCGCCGGCCCGTTCAGATCTGACCGGGCGGTGAACATCGCTCTCCAGGCGTCGCGGGTGACCGGACGGTCGCGCGCGCGACACGCCGAGATCCGGCCCGATCGCTCGGCTTCATTCGGCAAGCACCAGAAGCGAGTATCCTCCCAGTACTCTGACAGTCGCATCCTTGTTGAGCGCGAACAGGGCCCGCCGCGGGACGCTCATCAGACGGCTCGACAGCGCCTGGTTCGGCAGCTCGATCCGGCTTGCAGTATAGCAATAATCGATCACATTGTACCCGCAATCACGTAGAGTAGCCAGCGCCGAATCTTTGAAGAAGTAATGGAGGTGACCAACGCTCTCCCTGAGGCGGAGGATCGGTTCGCGTCGGAGCAGCGACTGGACCGAAAGATCGAGCGGAATATGAAAGATCTTGAATTTGGCGAGCGGTCGAAGCTGTTTCGTGAAACTTACATAATCCTCGACATGTTCGATGACGTCGATGGCGAGCAGAACATCGAAGGGGGCGTCGGAGGCGTCGAACACGTTCTCGAGGAAGAACTTGGTCCGAGTCGTTTCCTTGCTCTTGGCGCGTTGATAGGCGTGGGGCGAAACTTCGTAGCCGAAGCCTCTGGAAAAATCGAATGCCCGTTCGAGGTTCAGAATAACGTCACCCGTGCCGCATCCGACTTCGCAGATAGTATCGAATCTGATCCCGTTTCTCTTGACGATGTTTCCGATCTGCGTCGCTTTCCAGGGCGCGTCCGATTCATGCCAGTCGGGATTGTTCTCTGCGTAGGTTGTGTTCTTGTATATCTCGAGCACTGTCGATACTCCACTGAACCATGGGGGCGTCGCCGAGGCCAAACTCAATTTCGCGGGCAGTCAGCATGTCTGATGTCGATCTTCGTTCTCGGACGAGGTGCAATCTGTGTTCATGCTGGCGTCATCAAGTTTCGGTCTTCCCGCAAAAATTCTCGGTTTGGTCTAGGCAACGAACCAAGGTGCGCTCGCAGTTCGGTGATGAAACGAGGCTGCCCATACCGCATCCGTGGACGATACGCGCGGATCAGATGATGGATTGCCGGATCGCATCGGCGTGAACATGAACCACATTCTCGGGATTGTAGCGCTCGATGTACTCCCTTCTGTAACGCGAAAATGATCTCTCTTTTTCCAAGTTGTCACAGTAGTAATCCATCGTTTTGATTAAGGCATCCTCGTCATTCGGAGGTACGAGACGCCCGAGGCGTCGATCGATCAGAATATCGCTCGGGCCAAATTCACAATCGGTCGATATGACCGGCAGCCCGCACCGCAGGGCTTCGCATATGGCTAGAGACCAGCCCTCCCAGCGAGATGTGGCAACAAAGATGTCGCCGGAGTCGAGTGCTTGTTGTGGATTGTCGGGGTGATATGTCAGTCTGATGACCTCTGAAAGGCCGAGCGAGTGAATCTGCTCGGTCAGGGCCGCCTTGTCGGTTCCATGTCCGACCAAGTTCAGGCGTATGTTCTTGCGATGCGCGTACAGCTTCGCGAAGGCCGTTACTAAAATATCCTGACCCTTCTGGAAATCGTATCGACCGACATTCACGAAAGTAATCGGGGCTGATTCGGTTCGCGTGTCGAGACTCGAGGGATCGAAGCGGCGAACCGGATTCGGCACCCAGTACATCGGCCGTGAGCAATTGAAGTCCTGTTTGAAGGCTTCAAGTTGCCTCGGAGAGGTGCCGAAGACGGAGCTTACATGGCGAAGGACGACATGCTTCACGAGGAAGAAATAGGCCGTCGATTTGAGGCTTGCCCCTTCGCGTCTCG from Methylobacterium sp. NMS14P includes:
- a CDS encoding glycoside hydrolase family 16 protein — encoded protein: MMKPGWVRRDIVKTGLRGLPLCTMASLMGIERSNAAIDATADPTQGRALIFDEPFKEINGRIWNGGPKATTGPSGFYGRSAFAPLSGAEGFKPYEIIDDPDATGGTALQISAKYIGRTMTVVNYYGNNTPDYQWISGNLQAGSRSGVVSIGWAQGYFEARMKFPRHPLTWPAFWLLNRDGIANTKRSIEVDIVEQKGFEPNLYGAYLHEWGQPGEHNEGSGVPTSVDMTQQYCRYGVLIRDGQCIPYFERKPIINPATNQINIWTLTRASEMERTGDVFWPLLTLALRTDVPAPQLTEAQKLAHMRVDYVRVYG
- a CDS encoding class I SAM-dependent methyltransferase gives rise to the protein MLEIYKNTTYAENNPDWHESDAPWKATQIGNIVKRNGIRFDTICEVGCGTGDVILNLERAFDFSRGFGYEVSPHAYQRAKSKETTRTKFFLENVFDASDAPFDVLLAIDVIEHVEDYVSFTKQLRPLAKFKIFHIPLDLSVQSLLRREPILRLRESVGHLHYFFKDSALATLRDCGYNVIDYCYTASRIELPNQALSSRLMSVPRRALFALNKDATVRVLGGYSLLVLAE
- a CDS encoding glycosyltransferase, which encodes MRLQSKEKIRILYIQPNTPVFAGIERVVDTVCTELAARYSSEFDVDVLRLSQHANHPPEPRLYRSVFRPVTSRLNLLRTFRNVIRDKPYDLVIVPQIEPTAMFWIARLGIRQRIAMHLHGNPRREGASLKSTAYFFLVKHVVLRHVSSVFGTSPRQLEAFKQDFNCSRPMYWVPNPVRRFDPSSLDTRTESAPITFVNVGRYDFQKGQDILVTAFAKLYAHRKNIRLNLVGHGTDKAALTEQIHSLGLSEVIRLTYHPDNPQQALDSGDIFVATSRWEGWSLAICEALRCGLPVISTDCEFGPSDILIDRRLGRLVPPNDEDALIKTMDYYCDNLEKERSFSRYRREYIERYNPENVVHVHADAIRQSII